In Clostridia bacterium, the following are encoded in one genomic region:
- the mreD gene encoding rod shape-determining protein MreD, with translation MRVVRVLVIGLAGLILLGVGVPADLLLVGAVLEGLFGGALPGGVVGAACGLAQDLLAGTYPGLHAVIKGLVGMGSGAVRRHFFQENPLLPALAVFAATLAEGAGCGLAQALVTWQRSPWPPVFLLQEALINTLAGLCLFWWLYRPRRP, from the coding sequence GTGCGGGTGGTGCGGGTTCTGGTGATCGGTCTGGCCGGCCTGATACTCCTGGGGGTGGGGGTGCCGGCAGACCTGCTTCTGGTGGGGGCGGTGCTGGAGGGTCTTTTCGGCGGCGCCCTGCCGGGAGGGGTGGTGGGAGCAGCCTGCGGTCTGGCCCAGGACCTTCTGGCCGGAACCTACCCCGGGCTTCACGCGGTGATCAAGGGTCTGGTGGGCATGGGCTCCGGGGCGGTGCGCCGGCACTTTTTCCAGGAGAACCCCCTGTTGCCGGCGCTGGCGGTTTTTGCGGCCACCCTGGCCGAAGGTGCGGGCTGCGGCCTGGCGCAGGCTCTGGTCACCTGGCAAAGGAGTCCCTGGCCCCCGGTGTTTCTGCTCCAGGAGGCTCTGATCAATACCCTGGCAGGCCTGTGCCTTTTCTGGTGGCTTTATCGGCCGAGGAGGCCTTGA
- the mreC gene encoding rod shape-determining protein MreC, which produces MTRARAALILVLVAAGLFLARTAGLERPVLSGPEVWLRELVGLAGRSWLWVRDGLEPLGGALFRYEALEAENEALKEEVGRLRAENTRLEEYRLENQRLRRLLALKEEWPEYDLLAARVIGRHPDRWFHTVTIDRGSRDGVAKDMAVMNYQGLVGRVLAVTPTTAQVLLLVDREAAAGALIQETRLPGVVRGTGDPRGRLVMLHLPYDARVEPYQVVVTSGLGGGFPPGVRLGYVLEVSTEPSGLMQRAVVQSFVDFSRLEEVVVVRGYGGR; this is translated from the coding sequence GTGACCCGGGCGCGGGCGGCGCTGATACTGGTGCTGGTGGCCGCCGGACTTTTCCTGGCCCGAACCGCCGGGCTGGAGCGGCCGGTCCTGAGCGGGCCGGAGGTATGGCTCCGGGAACTGGTGGGCCTGGCCGGCCGGAGCTGGCTTTGGGTACGGGACGGTCTGGAGCCCCTGGGCGGGGCTCTTTTTCGTTATGAGGCTCTGGAGGCCGAGAACGAGGCCTTGAAGGAAGAGGTCGGGCGCCTGAGAGCGGAGAATACCCGCCTGGAGGAATACCGTCTGGAGAACCAGCGCCTGCGGCGGCTGCTGGCGCTCAAGGAGGAGTGGCCGGAATACGATCTCCTGGCCGCCCGGGTTATCGGCCGGCACCCGGACCGGTGGTTTCATACCGTAACCATCGACCGGGGCAGCCGGGACGGGGTGGCCAAGGACATGGCGGTGATGAACTATCAGGGCCTGGTAGGGAGGGTGCTGGCGGTTACTCCCACCACCGCCCAGGTGCTGCTCCTGGTCGACCGTGAGGCGGCGGCGGGAGCGTTGATTCAGGAAACACGGCTTCCGGGCGTGGTTCGGGGCACGGGTGACCCCCGCGGCCGGCTGGTGATGCTCCACCTCCCCTACGACGCCCGGGTAGAGCCCTACCAGGTGGTGGTAACCTCCGGGCTGGGAGGGGGGTTCCCCCCCGGGGTGCGCCTCGGCTACGTCCTGGAGGTCAGCACCGAGCCCAGCGGGCTGATGCAGCGCGCCGTGGTGCAGTCGTTCGTCGATTTTTCCCGCCTGGAAGAGGTCGTGGTGGTGCGCGGTTACGGAGGCCGGTAG